The following proteins come from a genomic window of Rutidosis leptorrhynchoides isolate AG116_Rl617_1_P2 chromosome 10, CSIRO_AGI_Rlap_v1, whole genome shotgun sequence:
- the LOC139870140 gene encoding uncharacterized mitochondrial protein AtMg00810-like: MINCKPCLTPVDTLSKLGPNGPPVTDPTLYRSLAGALQYLTFTRPDLTYDVQQLCLYMHDPREPHFTALKRVLRYLRGSVDNGLQLFASSTTKLTAYSDADWGGYPGTRRSTSGYCVFLGDNLLSWSSKRQATISRSSAEAEYRAVANVVAETPYSPISSFLSLPPPPKIGLPPPPKIGLPPPSTGFCCDL, encoded by the exons ATGATTAATTGTAAGCCATGTCTTACTCCCGTTGATACTCTGTCTAAACTTGGACCTAATGGACCTCCTGTTACAGATCCCACATTATATCGTAGTCTTGCAGGTGCACTTCAATACCTGACTTTTACACGTCCTGATCTTACGTATGATGTTCAACAGTTGTGCTTATACATGCACGATCCTCGAGAACCTCATTTTACTGCTCTCAAACGTGTTTTACGTTATCTTCGTGGATCTGTTGATAATGGGCTTCAGCTGTTTGCCTCTTCCACTACTAAGCTTACAGCTTATTCTGATGCTGATTGGGGAGGTTACCCTGGTACACGCCGCTCTACCTCTGGTTATTGTGTATTTCTTGGTGACAATCTTCTTTCTTGGTCTTCTAAACGCCAAGCTACGATATCTCGATCCAGTGCTGAAGCTGAATATCGAGCTGTTGCAAATGTCGTTGCTGAAAC GCCTTACAGTcctatctcttcttttctttctttaccGCCGCCACCAAAAATCGGTCTGCCGCCGCCACCAAAAATTGGTCTGCCGCCACCGAGTACCG